GCTACTCGAACCGGAGCGGATGGACCGGAACCCGTTCCCGGTCCCGCCCGCCTCGCTCTCGCAGCTGCAGTTCGCTCGGACAAAGGGATACGAGCCGGAGCGTGAGGCCTTCGGCCAGCTTACCGGACCTGTTCCTCGTGGACTTCGAGCACTTCACGCCGGACATCACCTTGGGGGGACCCAAGGAAACGTACCGCTTCCAATGCCCCGGAGCCGGCCTCTACAAGTGCACGGCCACGGGTCTGGTCTTCGACGTGGACGGGGGAGGGGACGTCTTTTACGGCGTGGTCCCCTGGGACCCGGACCTCCTGGCCGGCCACCGCAAGAGGCCCGCAGGTATGGTAACTGAATCCGGGTCCTTCATATCCATCTGAGGTCCACGCACTAGTACGCACGTTGTCCTCACTCGTAActagtattgtttttgcaaTTCAAAGCAGAAGAAAGTAAAAACACGAAGCTCTAAATGCTCCGACGTCTTTCCGCACACAGGCCCGCTGTTCGACATCGAGTGCGAGCGTCTGACAGTGCGGCGACTTCACCTTCCGCACTGCGAGATCCTGTCGGCGGATGAGGGGGGCCGCCGCCTGTCCGTGGGCCACGTGAGCGGCGAGGGCCTGGAGCTGATCGCCCCCGCGGAGACCACTGGGACTCACGTCATTGCCGACATCTCGGGCTGCTCCGCCTTCGGGCTGATGAGGGACGAGGACGCCCCCCTCGTCCCCATCCGAGCCATGGTGGCCATCTTCGCCGAGCCCGCCGTGCCGTCCATCCAGGTGTTTTTAATCCCGGAGAACGTGGTGCTGGACGCGTTCCGGCGCCAGAGGGCCAGAAACAACTGCAACGAGAGGTTCATCGAGACCATCTCGGACTGCATCCTGGTCCCGCAGCGGCAGTACACGCTGGCCAGCAGGACGGAACCGAACTCGGTACTTATTCAACCGGACAGCGGGACTTTTTACCAAATGTCTCACAACTACAATCCGACGTTCCAAATATTTCGATTTGGCGACCTGGAATCAATCCATCTGACCCTGACGGAACTGAATTCCGTGGACTGCGTCTGGGGCGCCGTGGTTCCTTTGGTACGAGCGGCGCAGAGGCGGCCCGGACCCGTTGTTGAAGATCTGAGAGACGTTTGGTCCGAGTTCATCCTGCAGGTATCGATGCCGGTCCTGGATCGCCTGGTGGACCGCCTGTTTCAGGCCCGTGTTCTCGGCGAGGTTGACAGAGCAGCGATTACCGGCGTAACGGATCGAAGCCACAAGGCGCGGTTCCTCCTCTCCACGGTCATGAACATCGGCGCACCCGCTTGTGAGATGCTGGTTACGTTTCTCCGTGAGGATGACCCCTACAATGCCAATAGTCTCGGTTTGACGTGAGCAGAGACGTCAATCGATACGGCGAGGAACGACTGTACAGCTTTATGTGTTTTATCAACGTTTATTAACCacattttttgatgattttattaaCAGGTATAACTTTTCGTGTGTTTTAGTAATAAGTACAtctttacttttgttttaatgaacaatGTTTTTTATCAACCGGTAcatctttaaatgtgttttatcaACAAGACAAACCTGCCGGAAGAATCTTAAATGTGGAATCGACACGGCCGACGTCAGAAGGCACTTTTTTACGGGATTGCTCACTTCCGTGGACATCTTCGGCGGAACATTGTGTGCCTGACGGAAAACTGCGACTGAGTGCATTGCCACTAGCGTAGATGCGCAGACTCCTCGCTGTCCAAAAGCGTCACTCTtcaggaaagaaaacaacaacaacacgtttGTTGAGACATTAACAGTGCATGATTAAAGACaccaagccattttcaacactttacacAGGGCAATCATTTGAAATggaaataacacacacacgtagggGGACTGTGACCTGTTGAATCTGTGGTTCTGATTCCATAGAAaagctcattattattattattattattattataccatAATTTAGCaagcggcacagtgaccgactggttagagcgtctgcctcacagttctgaggttgcgggttcaaatccggcctcgcctgtgtggagtttggatgttctccccgtgcctgcgtgggtttcctcccacatccccaaaacatgcattaattggagactctaaattgcccataggtgcgaacgattgtttgtttgtatgtgccctgcgattggctggcgaccagttcagcgtgtagcccgcctcctgcccgaagatagctgggataggctccagcacgcccgcgacccgagtgaggagaagcggctccgaaaatggatggataattgagcAACAAAAGTGCTAacttgacatcaatgtgtacaGTGCAGTGTGGACACGTCCTGTGCACTTGAACGCAGCATTGTGGGTCGTCTTGTGGGGGCGGGCTTACATCAATTTGGCAACCCTCATGTAATCTATTTGATCTGTTTCACGGGATGCAATACAATTTAGCTAGCAGCAGACAAGCCTATTCAACGAGCTGATCATATGACACAGCCAACCAATCATGTAATTTAACAAAGGTTACGCTCTCAGACTGACCAGATAATTAATTAACCGTTGAATATGACAAGTGTCAGGTGCCGAAGCCACcgacgacatgtttttttcaaagtttGAAATTGAAACGAGCTTTTTTTTTATCGTGTCGATTTATTTTCCTGTGTTGGAGTGAACAAAGGGAACCCGTCCACATGTCCCCCGGCCGGTCGTGAGCTCCCATTGGCTGACAACCTGATGCAAACGGCCTATCGCGTCACGCGACACTCAGCTCACCTAATGTCAAGCCGTGTGCTTGGTCAATACGTTTGGCGCCTCTTGAATCCGGAAGACAAAGAGCCGTCCTCAATGGTCGGCTTGTCGTGCTCAAGTGGAAAGTGGAAGCCGCAAGAGTCCGATCTACTTTTGGCCGACAAGCGCTTTCCAAAGCAGGGAACCGGCCGGCGCGGCGGACCTTTTGGTGAGGCGTCGAAGTGAAACgcttcctcctctttctcctcaGCTAACCTCGCTAGCCGCCGAGCTAACGTGCCGCCAGCTAGTTGGTCGCACCGCGGCGGAGGGAGCTCCTCGTCGGCGGCGCACGAAGTGGCCGAATTTGCCGGGTCCGTCGAAGACGAAGCCCATCCGCGCACAGGCAAGGCAAACTTTCTGGTGTTTGGACGCCACTCTGTATTTGGGAACTTGTcgacaaccaaccaaccaaccagccAGCCAGacagccagctagctagctcgctagctagctagctggcgtGCCAAGTGGGCTTTTCCTGGTCCTCGCAAAAGTCGCAACTTCAACTGCTTTCTTGTCAAAATGGCTCAATATTGGGCGTATGATTCCAAACAACCTTTTCGACGCGGGTAAAGACTGTAATAGTGATTGATTTATCCAACTGTCAGCACTATTTTAGTTTCTTCTTGTCTTGCTGTGTTATCATGTGTGCCAATGAGATATAGTTGTTTGCCATAGACGTAAATGCAGTCAAGTCTTGAAGTTTTCCTCTTAAAGTCACAGCTTCAGTCCTGTTCAAGGGTAAAACTGGTCAATATTGTGCATAACGTACAACCTGTTAGGTGCAGGTCAAGGCACAGGCTGTACATTAGATGTGATTATTTTATCTCAATTTATTATAACTTGGTGTGCCACTAAGAGCACTTTCGTAGTACTTGTTTGTTGTCGATGTAAATATGTTGAAGTCTTTAGTTTACTAGGTAAGCGGTTTTCCTGACAGTTTTTCCTCTCCAAGTCACGAAATCAGTGACTATAGTGCATATAATATAGCATACAACAAGGTACAGACTCATAGGTTAGTTGTATTAGTGATAAATTCATCCAAACAACAGTCAACTGAACAACTTTTGAGTTTTTTCCTGTCCTAATGAGAGCACTTTCATATATTTACAACAACTAATGTATTCAAGTCATGAGCAGTTGAGATGTGTCCATATCTTTAACATTGCAGCTGTATTTCCTGATAACTTTGTCATTGACATTGAGGAAAATTCCGTGACTAGAAGTAGCGTCGTAGGCGACGACGCGTGGGCGTGTGAAGATTTGCGTCTCTGGTTGACTTCCAGATCGGAACGCGCCGATTTGTAGCTTTGTTGTGAGATCTGATAGCGACAGTCGCTTCCCCGCATATCGCTCATTCGCATCGTTTGTGTTTGTACGACTGCAGCGCAATCATGGTGCTGACCGGAAAGCGTTCCGAGAAAGGTCCCGCCCGCTGGAAGAGGAGAGTCAAGTCCGAGTACATGAGGCTGCGCCAACTCAAGCGCTTCAGGCGGGCCGACGAGGTCAAGGTTCGTGGGCCTCGTCGTTTGCTCCTCAAATCAAATCGGGAGACCGATCCGTCATTCCGTCATGTGCTCCGTGGATCTTTTCAGAGCATGTTCAACAGCAACCGCCAGAAAATTCTGGAGCGCACCGACATCTTGAACCAGGAGTGGAAGACGCGGCGCATCCAGCCCGTGCACATCATGTCGTCCGTGGGCTCGCTCAGGGGCACGCGAGAGGTCAGCGGCTCGCCGTAGCCCGCATCCCAACCTTTGGGTACAATGGGTGGCAGATTCGCTACCGCTGATCTGATATGAAGCTAGAGCTGCCGTGGTTTATCGACTATCAAATAAATCGacaaatattttgacaattgagTCATTTAGAGACCTTAACTTAATATCGTCCAAATCCTcacaatttcagcctctcaacggTACATATTCTCCGATTTCTCAAGTCCTccgtgaaagcagactgattatctttgtgtttaaccAAATtggacatttgcaaacatctgcttttacttttgtAAACAATCATCATTTTCCGACGGATGTTACGGCCCAAACCACTGAATCATCTATTTATGTTtgaatcaatttgaaataatatcctGTTTGTTCATAAAGCGATTAAAAGTTTTATCCGGTTAATTGACAAAATAGTTGACAGACTAATTGATTATGTTAAATTAATCGTTAGCTCCAGCCCTATATGAAACTATGACTAATGCTTGTATTTGGGGGTTGCACTGCCAGATATGTTTGCCAAAGATTACATTTTTTGAATTTAGATTTCTGTAATTAAAATCTAACTTCATCAAGCAGAGCCTGTAAGTGAGGATGATCAGACCACAAGGGGGGAGTAAATCCTTCAAGCCTTTTCCTGTGTTCTCAATGGCTCTGTCTTGgttaaatgacatttaaaaaaaacaaaaaacttgttTACTAGCAGTGCCATCGGAGAAAGCTTCGCCTTTTGCCACCCAGAGCAACGCGTGGCGTCATGGTGTTTTATTGCCTAAAGTTTTGCTTGCTGACTGCTCTGCAGTGCACGGTGGACAGCGGCTTCTCCGAGTTCCCCCGCCAGGTCATCCCCCTGAAGACCCTCAACGCCGTGGCCTCCATCCCCGTCATGTACTCTTGGTCGCCGCTGCAGCAGAACTTCATGGTCAGGGAAACGCAATGAAAAGGGGTTGGGATATTaggctttggggtgaaatttcaagatgaacTGAAAATACACTAACTTTTACAGGTCAACTTACCTTGCCCTTCTGTAAGCTTTTCTATACacaaatgtataatttttttgaatttcttCTGCAACTTGCTTTTTGACAAGAATGGAGCTGAGAGGAAAACTTTACAACTGGTGTTTGAGCTCAAAATAGGCGTAGCGAAACATaagtggtgtttgtgtgtgcgcatttTGGCTTGACCAAGTGTCGACCCCAAGTTACAGAAGGGGCACAAAAAAAGGTTGACTGcataaataatgaaaacagCCTGCTGGTAATACCATTCACGAGGTTGTAATAACTGGGAAGGATGTTGTTCAGTGATTTCCTAACCAACAGAGTGTTATAATAAAGTTGTCTTTTGACTTATTTCTatattataatgtatttttaactcCACACCGATTTAAAAACCAAGTAAGCATCACTTGGGTCTTGAACTAATTCTATTTCCGTTcaattcaatgggaaacattgctTGGGCTTGCAAATGTTTCGGTTCACGCACAATGTCGGAACGGATTCAAGTTAGGAACTGAGTCTTCAATGTCTATTCCAAAATATTGCATGTCTGTTAGGTGGAGGATGAGACGGTGCTCTATAACATTCCCTATATGGGAGATGAGATCCTGGACCAGGATGGCACTTTCATCGAGGAGCTCATCAAGAACTACGATGGAAAAGTCCACGGAGACAGAGGTGGGCTCAGCGGTGGTCGGCGCGGCGTCTGCTTTCCCCCGGGAAGTCAGAAGGTTGACGAGAGCGCGTGTCGTTCGCAGAGTGCGGCTTCATCAATGACGAGATCTTCGTGGAGTTGGTCGGCTCGCTGGCGCAGTACAGCGACAAcgaggaagatgaggaggaagagcacGACTTTAagatggagaaaatggatgtaacGTGCGTCGGGCAGGACCACCCGGATGACGCGCGCAACCTCATCGAGGGTGAGTACGAAACACACTCACAACTGTGTTCATGTGTTTCTGATGGCTGTGAAGAGGAGGTAATAACAATCCATTTGGCCCAGGACGAGACGACGACGACTGCGCCAAGAGGTTTCCCTCTGACAAGATCTTTGAAGCCATCTCGGCCATGTTCCCTGACAAAGGTTCCACTGAGGAGCTGAAGGAGAAGTATGTACATTCTCCACTGTCGTGCAAGTAAAAGTGCAATCAAGTCAAACTGCTCACCCTTAGAAACATTTCAGCGACACAAGAGGGAACAGGAAGGTGTTTGCAAAGCACTACTgacacctggtggtgtgttatAGGTACTGCTTTAATGAATAAGttgtaaaatgaatgaattaacgTTTGTAATTGTGTCATTAGTATTCGTTGTTTTGCACTGAGCAGAAAGACACTTCCGTGGCAGTAAGTTACGTTTCTGATTCTTCCATTTAGTCGGGAGGCAAAACATTTAACTGACTGAATTTTAtcgagacaaaatgaaaaatgtttttcgtatgattttgactttttatacCGTGAGACTATGACTTTTTATCTCCATTTAAaacaagatatatatatatatatatatatataataataatattgcaactttattctcataacattcccACTTTGTGTCTGGGGACTACACCtattttgagaaaatatttcattcttGTACAATAGAATTTTTTTGCTCACACAAAAATACTTTATCATGCGATTACg
The genomic region above belongs to Phycodurus eques isolate BA_2022a chromosome 21, UOR_Pequ_1.1, whole genome shotgun sequence and contains:
- the LOC133396536 gene encoding uncharacterized protein LOC133396536, with protein sequence MHTHTSTKTTRQTHATQITATPQAEEDESHWGIVQTSRWTELSYVVSTPKLEEDKIREALRESPGSKERQLGVVQMKRLSVPNVTLGILDRRAHHLGVTQIGLEQIRPKRSSFLSWLAKMMKHLALCVVNVSFRPSEADNQLDDESERSEAAFAESVDPQISKPLTPHRCSIDVPKISATSLDARTGPPPKTIEHAVRLETRAKEEQQPATYTVPAYPHVRYSNRSGWTGTRSRSRPPRSRSCSSLGQRDTSRSVRPSASLPDLFLVDFEHFTPDITLGGPKETYRFQCPGAGLYKCTATGLVFDVDGGGDVFYGVVPWDPDLLAGHRKRPAGPLFDIECERLTVRRLHLPHCEILSADEGGRRLSVGHVSGEGLELIAPAETTGTHVIADISGCSAFGLMRDEDAPLVPIRAMVAIFAEPAVPSIQVFLIPENVVLDAFRRQRARNNCNERFIETISDCILVPQRQYTLASRTEPNSVLIQPDSGTFYQMSHNYNPTFQIFRFGDLESIHLTLTELNSVDCVWGAVVPLVRAAQRRPGPVVEDLRDVWSEFILQVSMPVLDRLVDRLFQARVLGEVDRAAITGVTDRSHKARFLLSTVMNIGAPACEMLVTFLREDDPYNANSLGLT